The following proteins are co-located in the Trichormus variabilis 0441 genome:
- a CDS encoding cell division protein FtsX: MFKFLTKLDYLLKETFLGLLRGGWMNWAAVSTVTVLLFLFGLSLQTSWQVEKLLNQFGSQLEVSVYLDSGVSAQTIEPFVIQMPDVVGMQIITKEQAWTKLVKELGIADIEGATQQLGENPLVDEIKVKARNSQSVPILATQLAKLQGVDTVQYVDEAVKRIAQLHQGLNWMTLTITAILTLTAIAVTTTTIRLIVMARRREIEIMQLVGATSAWIYLPFILQGIAFGLFGGAIAWSFISVMQQFTGKLLTNQPEFIQFISNGLQLTVAQVLLLPLILLSFGATVGLMGSLFAVRRFAKS; the protein is encoded by the coding sequence TTGGGCTGCTGTCAGCACTGTGACGGTGTTACTATTTCTCTTTGGCTTGAGTTTGCAAACTTCTTGGCAAGTAGAAAAACTCCTCAATCAGTTTGGTAGCCAGTTAGAAGTATCTGTTTATCTTGATTCTGGTGTGTCAGCACAAACAATTGAGCCGTTTGTGATCCAAATGCCGGATGTGGTAGGGATGCAAATCATTACTAAAGAGCAAGCCTGGACTAAATTAGTTAAAGAACTGGGAATTGCTGATATTGAAGGTGCAACACAACAGCTAGGGGAAAATCCTCTAGTAGATGAGATTAAGGTCAAAGCACGTAACTCTCAGTCCGTGCCGATTTTAGCAACTCAATTGGCTAAATTACAGGGAGTGGATACGGTTCAGTATGTCGATGAGGCAGTTAAACGCATCGCCCAGTTGCATCAAGGACTAAATTGGATGACGCTGACAATCACAGCTATCTTGACTTTAACAGCGATCGCTGTGACTACAACAACTATTCGTCTAATTGTGATGGCACGTCGGCGGGAAATTGAAATTATGCAGTTAGTGGGAGCAACTTCGGCCTGGATTTATCTACCGTTTATTTTGCAGGGGATAGCTTTTGGTTTATTTGGTGGTGCGATCGCTTGGAGTTTTATATCCGTAATGCAACAGTTTACCGGGAAGTTACTCACCAATCAACCAGAATTTATTCAATTTATTAGCAATGGTTTACAACTGACGGTCGCACAGGTTTTGCTACTACCTTTAATTCTGTTAAGCTTTGGTGCAACAGTAGGATTAATGGGTAGCTTATTTGCTGTCCGACGTTTTGCCAAAAGTTAG
- a CDS encoding DUF3598 family protein, translating into MSSQWERLLLNLGEWQGSFTRFSPQGQLLNDIPTVVSLTGLNNNQTVRQIIRQENTEKILEYSSLARTVLFFENGAFSQGSIQLAPFSEFGAELGLIHENRRLRLVQLFDKNGQLDQITLIREHLAGTPAKENPPLQIDDLLGEWQGEAITIYPDWRSPDTISTNLKLQLDENGRLIQTLNFAGRTITSTARIKGSIILFDQDPEKQVQVLLLPNGASATSLLKVQVRQSFILEVGWLIQPNLRQRMVRSYSDKGEWVSLTLVTEQRVKTH; encoded by the coding sequence ATGTCATCTCAGTGGGAACGTTTACTGCTTAATCTTGGTGAATGGCAAGGTTCATTTACTCGATTTTCACCCCAAGGTCAACTTTTAAATGATATTCCGACGGTTGTTTCTTTGACAGGATTGAATAATAATCAAACAGTCCGCCAGATTATTCGTCAAGAAAATACAGAAAAGATTCTAGAGTATAGTTCCTTGGCAAGAACTGTGCTGTTTTTTGAAAATGGCGCTTTTTCTCAAGGTTCCATCCAGTTAGCTCCATTCTCGGAATTTGGTGCAGAATTAGGTTTAATTCATGAAAATCGCCGTCTGCGCTTGGTGCAATTATTTGATAAAAACGGTCAGTTAGACCAAATTACTCTAATTCGTGAACATTTAGCAGGTACACCAGCAAAAGAGAACCCACCCTTACAAATTGATGATTTATTGGGCGAATGGCAAGGTGAAGCAATAACAATTTATCCTGATTGGCGATCGCCTGATACTATTTCTACAAACCTCAAATTACAACTAGATGAGAATGGGCGCTTAATTCAAACCTTGAATTTCGCAGGACGCACCATAACTTCCACTGCTAGGATCAAAGGCTCAATCATTCTCTTTGATCAAGACCCAGAAAAACAAGTACAAGTATTACTCTTACCTAATGGTGCTTCTGCGACTTCTTTGCTCAAAGTGCAAGTACGCCAAAGCTTTATTTTAGAAGTGGGTTGGTTAATTCAACCAAACTTACGCCAACGTATGGTTCGTAGCTATAGCGATAAAGGCGAATGGGTGAGTCTAACTTTAGTAACTGAACAACGAGTTAAAACTCATTAG
- the coaE gene encoding dephospho-CoA kinase (Dephospho-CoA kinase (CoaE) performs the final step in coenzyme A biosynthesis.): protein MTQRIIGLTGGIATGKTTVANYLASAHHLPIFDADIYARDAVSLGSPILDAIAGRYGKEILLPDGSLNRPKLGEIIFQNQDERHWLESLIHPYVRDRFLKAIAESTSPILVLVIPLLIEVQMTNLVTEIWVVICSESQQLQRLMERNHLTLEQAQARINSQLSLKEKAAIADVVLDNSSSLESLLKQVDIALNFEL from the coding sequence ATGACTCAACGGATTATCGGCTTAACTGGAGGTATAGCGACAGGTAAAACCACTGTCGCTAATTATTTAGCTAGCGCTCATCATTTGCCAATCTTTGATGCAGATATTTATGCTAGAGATGCAGTATCTTTGGGTTCGCCGATTCTGGATGCGATCGCTGGGCGTTATGGTAAAGAAATATTACTACCAGATGGCAGTCTCAATCGCCCAAAGCTGGGTGAGATTATTTTTCAAAATCAAGATGAACGCCATTGGCTAGAGAGTTTAATACATCCTTATGTGCGCGATCGCTTCCTCAAAGCAATTGCTGAATCCACTTCCCCAATCTTGGTATTAGTCATACCTTTGTTGATTGAAGTGCAGATGACTAATTTAGTCACAGAAATTTGGGTAGTAATTTGTTCGGAATCACAGCAGTTGCAAAGATTAATGGAGCGCAACCACTTAACTTTAGAACAAGCACAAGCCCGAATTAATAGCCAATTATCTCTAAAAGAAAAAGCAGCGATCGCAGATGTAGTTTTAGATAACTCTTCATCCTTAGAATCGCTGCTCAAACAAGTAGATATCGCTCTTAATTTTGAACTTTGA
- a CDS encoding TldD/PmbA family protein, whose product MPTILADAQNLLSDLIARYSSRVDYLMIRLEEAEGTDILLRGDKVETLSEGISIGGHVRACYKGGWGLSCFNQLATIQDRIEEAIAAARMVGDEETILAPMDSVQAICRLPLTGTDPRKVPLAKKKELCDRYTDLLKSVDHRITTTSVRYGDSSQKIILATSEGTLIQQSWVDMEMRFAATAKNGETVQTGRETTGSRKAYEDLINLDTQVKNAAQRAVAALSLPSVKGNTYTVVIDPVLTGLFVHEAFGHLSEADMAYENPDLLDVMTIGRRFGPKELQIFDGAAPEGHRGSYFYDDEGTPATTTQLIKDGVLVGRLHSRETAGKLEETPTGNARCLNYHFNPIVRMTNTWIERGKTPIADLFTGIKEGVYARNWLGGMTNGEMFTFSAGEAWMIRNGNIAEPVKDVTLSGNVFQTLADIEAIGDDFYWDESGGCGKGGQNGLPVGCGGPSLRIRDVVVGGEM is encoded by the coding sequence ATGCCGACTATACTTGCTGACGCACAAAATTTACTATCTGACCTCATCGCCCGTTACTCCTCGCGTGTAGATTATTTAATGATTCGCCTAGAGGAAGCAGAAGGAACTGATATCTTGTTGCGTGGCGACAAAGTAGAAACTCTCAGCGAAGGGATTTCAATTGGTGGACACGTCCGCGCTTGTTATAAGGGCGGTTGGGGGTTGAGCTGCTTTAACCAATTGGCAACGATTCAAGACAGGATTGAAGAAGCGATCGCCGCCGCCCGTATGGTAGGAGACGAAGAAACGATACTGGCTCCTATGGACTCAGTACAAGCTATATGCAGGCTACCCCTGACAGGTACAGATCCGCGAAAAGTTCCCTTGGCGAAGAAGAAAGAATTATGCGATCGCTACACTGATTTACTCAAAAGTGTTGACCACCGCATTACTACAACCTCAGTTCGTTATGGTGATAGTAGCCAAAAAATTATCCTCGCCACTTCCGAAGGCACTCTGATTCAACAGTCTTGGGTGGATATGGAAATGCGCTTTGCTGCCACTGCAAAAAATGGTGAAACAGTGCAAACTGGCAGGGAAACTACAGGTTCTCGCAAAGCCTACGAAGATTTAATTAATTTAGATACTCAAGTTAAGAATGCAGCACAAAGAGCTGTTGCAGCTTTGTCCCTACCATCAGTCAAAGGTAATACCTATACTGTAGTTATTGATCCCGTGCTGACAGGTTTATTTGTTCATGAAGCTTTTGGGCATCTTTCCGAAGCTGACATGGCTTATGAAAATCCAGATTTATTAGATGTCATGACCATTGGCAGGCGCTTTGGCCCCAAAGAACTGCAAATATTTGATGGTGCAGCCCCAGAAGGACATCGCGGCAGTTATTTTTATGATGATGAAGGCACACCCGCTACAACTACCCAACTCATCAAAGATGGTGTTTTAGTGGGGCGTTTGCATTCCCGCGAAACCGCAGGTAAGTTAGAGGAAACACCAACAGGTAACGCGCGCTGTCTCAATTATCACTTCAATCCTATTGTGCGGATGACCAACACTTGGATTGAACGGGGTAAAACACCAATTGCAGATTTATTTACTGGTATTAAAGAAGGTGTTTACGCTCGTAATTGGTTAGGTGGGATGACTAACGGCGAAATGTTCACCTTTAGCGCCGGGGAAGCCTGGATGATTAGAAACGGTAACATTGCTGAACCTGTCAAAGATGTGACACTTTCAGGAAATGTTTTTCAAACTTTGGCTGATATTGAGGCTATTGGTGATGATTTTTATTGGGATGAATCTGGCGGTTGCGGTAAAGGCGGGCAAAATGGCTTGCCTGTAGGTTGTGGCGGCCCTAGTTTACGGATTCGAGATGTAGTAGTTGGGGGAGAGATGTAA